One region of Camelina sativa cultivar DH55 chromosome 6, Cs, whole genome shotgun sequence genomic DNA includes:
- the LOC104791153 gene encoding protein ABIL2 produces MPESHEASNYDEVSMQQTMLFSDGLQDLKNLRAQLYSAAEYFELSYTTDDKKQIVVETLKDYAVKALVNTVDHLGSVTYKVNDFIDEKVDEVAETELRVSCIEQRLRMCQEYMDHEGRSQQSLVIDTPKFHKRYILPAGEIMTATNLEKLKYFGSSLEDADDWNQFRNAVRATIRETPPLPVRKSTSQTSSPRLPPQRSATFSFTSTIPKKEQDKLSVLPHRFPLLRSGSVATRKSASISRPTTPSKSRSITPIRYPSEPRRSASVRVAFQKENQKETEQQVPSKSKRLLKALLSRRKTKKDDTLYTFLDEY; encoded by the exons ATGCCCGAGTCCCACGAAGCATCGAATTACGATGAAGTCTCTATGCAGCAAACCATGCTCTTTTCTGATGGTCTTCAG GACTTGAAGAATCTGCGAGCACAGTTGTATTCGGCAGCTGAGTATTTCGAACTATCTTACACTACTGACGATAAAAAGCAGAT AGTTGTTGAGACTCTGAAAGATTATGCCGTGAAGGCTCTGGTGAATACAGTTGACCATTTAGGTTCTGTTACATATAAAGTAAACGACTTTATCGACGAAAAAGTCGATGAAGTAGCAGAGACTGAACTTCGAGTGTCTTGCATCGAACAG AGGCTAAGGATGTGCCAAGAGTATATGGATCATGAAGGGCGTTCACAGCAGTCACTTGTGATTGATACTCCAAAGTTCCATAAGCGATACATCTTACCCG CGGGTGAAATTATGACTGCTACCAATCTTGAAAAGCTTAAGTACTTCGGAAGTAGTTTAGAAGATGCAGATGATTGGAACCAATTTCGAAATG CTGTCCGTGCTACAATCCGGGAAACACCTCCACTACCTGTTAG AAAATCGACATCTCAGACTTCATCTCCACGGCTACCACCTCAACGATCAGCAACCTTTTCATTTACCTCTACCATTCCGAAGAAAGAACAAG ATAAGCTATCAGTTTTACCGCATCGGTTTCCGCTACTAAGATCAGGATCAGTAGCTACTCGGAAGTCAGCATCAATCAGCCGACCAACGACACCAAGCAAGAGCAGATCTATAACACCTATACGG TATCCATCAGAACCAAGAAGATCGGCTTCGGTCCGGGTGGCATTCCAGAAAGAAAAccagaaagaaacagagcagcAAGTACCTAGCAAGAGCAAACGACTACTCAAGGCGTTGCTTAGTCGACGCAAAACCAAGAAAGACGACACTCTCTACACTTTCTTGGACGAATACTAA
- the LOC104791154 gene encoding splicing factor 3B subunit 4-like, with amino-acid sequence MKLLPLISFLLILPLCSIKFGESHGDGVLHTVQDSVNLVEERIPKMMDYPEKNSNPSHDKKTNGWGRPVRPPPPQMNYMDHQKINGWGRPVRPPPPQMIYKNHQTINSWSIPPPPNHETTNSWSIPPPPNHQRINGWGRPVRPPPPIHQRINGWGHPVRPPPPQMNYKNYDNEAKI; translated from the exons aTGAAACTTCTGCCTCTCATATCGTTCTTGCTCATTCTTCCATTGTGCTCTATAa agTTTGGAGAGAGTCATGGAGATGGAGTTCTTCACACCGTCCAAGATTCAGTAAATTTG gTTGAAGAAAGAATCCCAAAAATGATGGATTATccagaaaaaaactcaaacccaAGCCACGATAAGAAAACAAACGGTTGGGGTCGTCCTGTGAGACCACCGCCACCGCAGATGAACTATATGGATCATCAGAAAATAAACGGTTGGGGTCGTCCTGTGCGACCACCGCCACCACAGATGATTTATAAGAATCATCAGACAATCAACAGTTGGAGTATTCCACCGCCACCAAATCATGAGACAACCAACAGTTGGAGTATTCCACCACCACCGAATCATCAAAGAATCAATGGTTGGGGTCGTCCTGtccgaccaccaccaccaattcATCAGAGAATCAACGGTTGGGGTCATCCTGTGCGTCCACCACCGCCGCAGATGAACTACAAAAATTATGATAATGAAGCAAAGATTTAA